The window CCGAAAGCGGTCAGGAAGTGCGGTTGCTGGTGCGCGACGATGCCAACGAGGCACGGGCGCGGTCGCTCGTGACCGGCGGCGTCCAGCTGGAGCGGCGCGCCTATGGCGATGTCTGGCTGCGCGATACCGGGCCGCTGGTGGTTGCCAATGCGGCGGGCGAGCGGGCCGCGCGGCGCTTCGGCTTCAATGGATGGGGCGGCAAGTACATGATGGCAGGCGACCAGACCATCGGTGCCGAGCTCGCCCGCGACGAGGGCCTGCCGCTCGATACGGCGGACTGGATCCTCGAAGGGGGCGCGGTGGACGGCGACGGCACCGGCCTCGTCGCGACGACCGAGCAGTGCCTGCTCAACCCCAATCGCAACCCCCATTTGTCCCGCGAAGAACTCGAATGCCGGCTTGCCCGCTACCTCGGCTTTACCCGCGTGCTGTGGCTGGGCGACGGGCTGATCAACGACCACACCGACGGCCATGTCGACAATTTGGCGCGCTTCGTTGCGCCCAACACACTGGTGATTCCGCGGGCGACCGGAAGCGCGGACCCCAATGCCGAAATCTATGCCGATGCGAAGCGGCGGGCAGAGGCGGCAGGCGTGGAGGTACGCGAAATCCCCTCGCCCGGTCTCGTGACCAGCGGCGACCATGTCGAGCCGGCAAGCTACGTCAATTTCGCCATCACCAGCCATCTCGTGGTCGTGCCGACCTTCGGCAGCCCGCATGACGAGGAAGGCGTGGCGGCCATCGCCGACCTGTTCCCCGACCGCGCCACGATCGGCCTGCCGGGCGACGCGGTGCTGGCAGGCGGCGGCGGCTTTCACTGCGCCAGCCAGCAGATGCCCTCGGCAGGGTGGAAGCCTTAACACTTCGTTAGGGTTTGCAGGCGAGAATGGCCGCATGGCCAAGGCTATCGCTCTCGCACGCACCCATGTCCCGTCGATCCCGGCGGCCGAAATGGCGCGTGCCCTGATTGTGAGCGGCTGCGGGTTCGCACTGGCCCTCGCCGGGCCGGCCCTGCCCTTCTAAACGACCTAGGCGAACGCCTTCCACAAGGCGCCCATAGCGGCTGCGCCCAGCACCACGCCCACGCAGATCCGCCACGTGCGATCCTCGATCCTCCCCGACGCCCGGTTGCCGAGCCAGTTGCCCAGGAGCACCGCCGGGAAGAGCACCACCGCGAACAGCGCCAGCTTCCAGTCGAGCACGCCGATTGCACTGCCGCTGACGAGGCCCGTGGTCGAAGCGCAGGTGAAGATCAGCAGCATGGATGCCTTGGCCGTCTCGCGCGGAATGTCGCGCCCCACGTAATAGGGCACGACCGGCGGCCCCGGCATCCCGGCATACCCCGTCATCAATCCGCTCAGCACTCCGACACCGGCCGTGGTGGCGGGGTGATGGTCCAGTGCGCCGCGACGCGGCAACAGCACTGCGACGAAGGCGGACAGCGCGATAAAGGCGATGACCACGCGGGCGAGCGCGGGCGTGGTGATGCTGAGCAGGTAGAGGCCCACCGGTGTCGTCACCGCGACCAGCGCGATAATCGCCCAGGCCGATCTCTCCGCCTCGCGCAGCAACCGGCGAATCTCGGAAAGCCCGATGAAGACCGAGAGGAAATTGGTCAGCAGGACGGCATGGACAGGCGACAGTGCCAGCGCGAGGATCGGCACGATCAGGATCGCCATGCCGAAGCCTGTCAGGCCGCGCACGAAGGCGGAGCCGAATGCGGCCAGGAGCGCGGCGGTAATCGCCGCCGGCCCGTAGCCCGCGAGCAGCTCCATCCGTCAGCTCAGCCTTCGCGCAGGTCCGGCGGCGTCGCGTCGTCCTTCAGCATCGCGATCGCCTCGTCGAGGCTCATCACCTTCTGGTGCTGCTGGCCGAGCGTACGCACCGCGACAGTGCCCTCTTCCGCCTCGCGCATGCCGACGACCAGGAGGTGCGGCACCTTGGCGTGGCTGTGCTCGCGCACCTTGTAGTTGATCTTCTCGTTGCGCAGGTCGCTTTCGACACGGATGCCTGCGGCCTTCAGCTTCTCGACCGCTTCCTTCGCATAGCCGTCCGCATCGGACACGATGGTCGCGACGACGGCCTGCACCGGCGCAAGCCAGGTCGGCAGGCGTCCGGCAAAGTGTTCGATCAGAATGCCGATGAAGCGTTCGTAGGACCCGAAGATCGCGCGGTGGAGCATGACCGGACGGTGCTTCTCGCCGTCTTCGCCGACATAGGTCGCATCGAGGCGGTCGGGCAGCACGCGGTCGCCCTGGATCGTGCCGACCTGCCAGGTGCGGCCGATGGCATCGGTGAGATGCCATTCGAGCTTGGGCGCGTAGAAGGCGCCTTCGCCGGGCAGTTCTTCCCAGCCGTATTCCTCGTTCGCCATGCCGGCTTCGGCTACGGCATCGCGCAGTTCCTGTTCCGCCTTGTCCCAGTCCGCCTCGCTACCGAAGCGCTTTTCGGGGCGCAGGGCGAGCTTGACGTGATAGCTGAAGCCGAAGTCGCGATAGACCTCGTCCGCCAACTTGCAGAAGGCGCGAACCTCTTCGACCACCTGGGCTTCGGTGCAGAAGATGTGCGCATCGTCCTGCGTGAATTGGCGCACGCGCATCAGGCCATGGAGCGCGCCGTGCGGTTCGTTGCGGTGGCAGCAGCCCATTTCGCCCAGGCGGATCGGCAGGTCGCGGTAAGACGTGATGCCTTGCTTGAACACGAGCACGTGGGCCGGGCAGTTCATCGGCTTGATCGCCATCCACTCGGCATCGTCGGCGACCTTGGGCGAGGCAGCGGTTTCGCCGTCATCACCGACTTCGGGCACGATGTCGGGGACCGCGAACATGTTCTCGGCATATTTCCCCCAGTGCCCGGACTGCGTCCACTGGCGCACGTCCATCAGCTGCGGCGTCTTGATTTCGCGGTAGCCCGCGCCGTCCATCTTGCGGCGCATGTAAGCTTCGAGCTCGCGCCAGATGCGGTAGCCCTTGGGATGCCAGAAGACGCTGCCATGCGCCTCTTCCTGCAGGTGGAAGAGATCCATCTCGCGGCCGAGCTTGCGGTGGTCGCGCTTGGCGGCTTCCTCGAGGCGCGTGAGGTGCGCATTGAGCTGCTTCTTGTTGAGCCAGCCGGTGCCGTAGATGCGCGTGAGCTGCGCGTTCTTCTGGTCGCCGCGCCAATAGGCCCCAGCGACACGCATCAGCTTGAAGGCATCGGGATCGAGTTTGCCGGTCGAGGCGAGATGCGGGCCGCGACACATGTCGAGCCAGTCCTCACCCGACCAGTAGACCGTCAGCTCCTCGTTCTCGGGGAGTTCCTTCGCCCATTCGGCTTTGAAGACCTCGCCTTCGGCCTCCCACTTCGCGATCAGCTGTTCGCGGCTCCACACTTCGCGGCGCAGCGGCTTGTCCGCGCGGATGATGCGGCGCATTTCCTCTTCGATCGCGGGGAGGTCGTCCATGCTGAACGGCTCGCGCGTGGCGGGGGCCTTCACGTCGTAATAGAAGCCGTCGTCGGTCGCCGGGCCGAAAGTGATCTGCGTGCCCGGGAAGAGCGACTGGACCGCTTCGGCAAGGACGTGCGCGAAATCGTGCCGTGCGAGTTCGAGCGCGTCTTCCTCGTCGCGGGCAGTCACCAGCGCAAGCTCGGCATCGCCTTCGAAGGGGCGGTTGATGTCGCGCAGTTCACCGTCGATGCGCGCGGCGATGGCGGCCTTGGCAAGGCCGGGGCCGATCGCGGCGGCGACATCGGCAGGCGTGGAGCCTTCCGGCATTTCGCGTACCGAACCGTCGGGCAGGCTGATCTTGAGCAGTTCCGTCATGTCACTCGTATTTCCGTCTCGTTTGGGCGCGCCCTGCCACAACGGAGCGCGCACCGGAAGGGCGGTGTCGCTGGTTTATCGCGATTTCGGGAAGCTGACACCCTGCCGCCCGAAACCGGGCGGCGGGAAGCCGCGGATCAGACCGCGACCGACCGCCCCCGGAAGCCCGGGGTGGTGGTAGTGGTCGTCGTGATGCGCGTGTGCGTCATGCCGGACGAGATAGCGCCGAGAGGTTAAGAACTCAACCGGCCTGCAAGGCCCGCTGGCCCGCAAGCGCCGTCACCCGGTGAGTGCCGACGACACCGGCGCCCTTGTCGCGCACGCCTGCAAGGAAGCGGAATTCACTGGTGGCGCTCGACGGGGTCAGTTCCACGGCCATGTAGCCGCGCCGCGATGCGTCCATCCATTTGAGCTCGGGATTGCGCTCGACCAGTGCGCCGGCAATGTCGGCAGGCTTCAGCTGCGGCAGGAAATTCTCGAACCCGGGAGACGTCACCGACTGGCCGCCGAATTCCACGCCGACCCGCTCGCCGCCATGCGTCAGGTCGAAAGCCCAGGCATTGTGCGTATCGCCGGCAAGGCTGACGAGGTTCGCCCCGGCTGCCAGCGATGCCTGGTAGAGACGCTCGCGCGCGGCGGGATAGCCGTCCCAAGCATCCATGTTGATCGGCAGGCCTGCACGCGATGCGAGCGCCCCGGCGACTACCCTGCGTTGCACGAAGTCGGGCAGGCCCGCAGGAAGGTTGTCGGTCAGCGATGTGGCCGAGGAGGACTTGCCGAGCAGCACCTGCTGGACCAGCACCTGCCAGGCCTTGCCGCCCTTGGCCGAACGCATCAGCCCGTCGGCAAGCCAGTCCTGCTGCTCCGCTCCAAGGACCTCGCGCGCCGGATCGCGGTAGCGCTCCTCGCGAAAGGCGGTGAGCGCGGCGATGCCCTGCTCGGGCGACGTCGTCCCGCGCAGCAGCATGCCGTAATCGAACTGCTGCGAGCGCGCGGTCAGGCGGGTTTCCAGCCGGAACAGCGTGGCAAGATCGCCGACCTCGTACGCCGCCCACGGCTCGTCCGACACCGGCATCCATTCGCGATAGGCGCGCATGGCTGCAGCCTTGCGCACGCTCCATTCGCCCTCGGTCTCGCTCTGGTGGTTCTGGGCACCGCCTTCCCAGCTATCGTTGGTGCTTTCGTGGTCGTCCCAGCCCGAAATCATCGGGTAGACCTGGTGCAGGCGACGCAGGTCCGGATCGCTGCGATACTGGGCGTAGCGCGCGCGGTAATCGTTCAGCAGGACGATCTCGGACTGCGGGTCGAGCGGGGCGCGGGCGGCCAGCCATTCGGCCTCCGAAGGGTAAGTGCCGTACCCGTATTCGTAGAAATAGTCGCCCAGGTGCAGCGCGCAGTCGAACTCGTTGGCATCGGCTGCATGGGCATAGGCATTGAACCAGCCGAAGCCGATGTTCGAGCAGGAAAACACCGCCATGCGCCAGCGCGCGGTCGGCCCTTCGGGGAGAGTGCGCGTGCGGCCCGTGTCGGACACCGAGCCGTCGGGCGCGATGAAGCGATAATAGTACCACTTGCCCGACCGCAGCCCGTCGGCCCAGGCCTTGGCGCAGCAATCCGTTTCGGGGCTGGCAATCGCGCTGCCTTCCGCCACCGGATCGGCGAAATCCTGCGTCTCGGCGACCTGGAATTCGAGCGCCACGACATCGTCGGCAACATAGCGCGTCCACAGCATGACCTTTTCGACGCCCGGTTCCCCGCTCGCCACGCCGTGGGTGAACCCGCGCGCGCCCGATGCCGCCGATAGCGGAGCCGCCAGAAGGCCCGCCCCTAGCGCGCCGCCCTTCAGCAGCGTGCGCCGGTCGAGCGGCGCGATCGGGGCGGATGCAGGCGGTTCGGTCTTGAACATGTGGCGTCTCTCCTCGTCGCTCCAATGCCTGCGCCGCGCGACAGGCTCGTGACAAGCCCAAATCGCGTGGACGGAAAGCAGCCGCTCCATTTTGGAAAGCGTGCTTGACAATAAGCGACTCACATGACAAATACGCTTTACACAAATTCAAGGAGGCTTGACGATGTCCCGCATGATTGTTGCCATCGGCCTTTCGGCCACCACTATACTTCTGGCGATCGGAGCCACGCAGGGCCTGGTCCCTGCGGCGATGGCCGAGACGGCCGTGATCACCCTGCCCGCGCTTGCGGTGGTGACGATGCGCCCGGCAAAGGCCTGCAACCCGCTGAAGGTGTTCCGGGCATGAGTGCGCAGGAAACCGCGCGCAGCGGGCGCTCGCCCGGCTTCTGGGCGGGCCTCTATCTCGCGGTGGTCGCGATGATTGGTGCGCTCAAGATCACCGATGCCATCAATGGGCCGACCGGCTTCATCCTGATGGCCGCATCCTGCGGATTGCTGATCCCGATGGTCCGCGCGCAGAACCGCGGCGATTGCAGCAGCGCTGCCACGCTGGCCTACAACAAGCGCGTGATCGCCAGCAGCTTCGGCTATGTCCTGGGCCTCGGCCTCGCGATAACCGTGTGGCGCAATTACGAGCTGTCCGCGCCGGCGGTGTTCGCGATATCGCTCCTCCCGGTACTGCCGACCTTCGGCATCATCTGGGCCATGGCGCGCTACCTTTCCGACGAAACCGACGAATACTTGCGCCACCGCACGATCATGGCATCGATCCACGGCCTCGGCCTGGTGCTGTCGGTGGGCATCCTGTGGGGCTTCCTCGAGATGTTCGAACTGGTGCCGCACGTCTGGGCCTGGTGGGTCCTGCCCGCCTGGGCAATCGGAACCGGCCTGTCCAACCTGTGGCAGAAGGTGCCGGGAGAATGAAGAACCGCCTCAAGGTCCTGCGCGCCGAGCGCAACTGGAGCCAGCAGGACCTCGCCGAGCGGCTGGAAGTCAGCCGCCAGTCCGTCAATGCCATCGAGACGGGCCGTTACGACCCCTCGCTGCCGCTCGCTTTCCGCATTGCAGATGTTTTCGAGACACAAATCGAAGAGATATTCCTGCGCGACTGAGCGGCGCGCTTGACTTGCAACCCCTCGCCCTGAAGAACCGCCGGTGGATGGGATTCCATTCGGATTTATAGGGCGGGGGGTCGCTACAACTACTATGGAACAGGGACATATCGAGGCGGACAGCGCCTTCGGTTTCGACGGCAATTGGCAGGATTTCGCGAAGATCGCCTTCCCCAACTTGCTGCTGACCATCGTCACGCTGGGTATCTACCGCTTCTGGGCGACCACGCGTGAACGCAAGTATCTCTGGTCGCACAGCCGCTTCGTCGACGAACGGCTGGAATGGACCGGGACGGGGAAGGAGCTGTTCATCGGCTTTGCCCTGGTGCTCGGCCTGTTCGTGCTGCCGGTGTTCCTGCTTAACCTCGTCGCCCAGTCGCTGATAGCGCGCGGATATGAAGTCGCCGGTGCCATCCTCGGTATCCTGCCGCTGCTGCTGCTGTTCTACCTGACCGGCCTCGCGCGCTTCCGGGCGCTGCGCTACCGCCTCTCGCGCACCCGCTGGCGCGGCATTCGCGGCGGCAGCAACGATCCGGGCTTCAAATACGGCCTGTCGTACATGTGGAAGACCTTCGTCGGTTACCTTCCCGCAGGCCTGCTTATCCCCTGGTCGATGACGAGCCTGTGGAACGAGCGGATGGGCAAGATGAGCTTCGGCCCGCACCACTTCGAATCCAGTGCCGACAGCGGCAATGTCTTCGGGCGTTTCCTGCTGTTCTACCTGTCGCCCTTCGTGTTCTTCATCGGCGCGATCGTGGCCGGCGCCACCGGTGCGTTTGCCGGCTACGGCCTCGGCGGAGAAAGCGGCGCTGCCATGGGCGGTGTCGCGATGATCGTGGCGCTCGTGCTGTTCTTCTACATCGGCCTCGGCCTGATCGCGGTGGCTTTCTATGCCAAGTTCTACCGCGAGGTCGTCGGCTCGACGAGCTGGGGCGATTTGCGCTTTAATTTCGAGGCTTCGACGATGGACTGGGTCAAGCTGCTGATCGGCGACGCGCTGCTGGTGGTCCTTACGCTGGGCATAGGTTTCATCTTCCTCAGCTATCGCCACTGGAAGTTCTTCATGACCCACATGGAAGCCGGCGGCGAAATCCTGCTCGACGACCTGACCCAGTCGACCACCGCCACCGCAAAGCATGGCGAGGGGCTGCTCGACGCCTTCGACATCGGCGCGATCTGATGCACGACGAGGCGTTCCAGCTGGCGGCCCAGTGGTACGACGGCCAGAACGCCGTCCGCCACGAAGGCGAGGCTGTGTGGGACGGGGGCGACAGCCTCCGTCTCGCCGCGCCGACCAGCCGCATGGAGGTGCCGCTATCCGACCTCGCCTGGGGCGAGGAGCGCGGCGGGCAGAAAGTTTACAAGCGCACGAGCGAGCCCGACTTCCGACTCATTTTGCCGGCCGAGCTTCCAGCCGGCCTTGCCGCGCGCATGCCGGCCAAGGCAACGTATGGCGCCTGGGTCGACAATCTCGGTCTCGGCAAGGCGACCGCCATCTTCGCCGCGGTCAGTGTTGCAGCCGTCGCGCTGTTCATGACCGCGCCCGACTGGCTGGGCCCGCGCGTACCGGTCAGCTGGGAACGCAAGCTGGGCGATGCCATGATCGGCGACTTCGGCGGTAGGCTGTGCAGCACGCCCGCAGGCGATGCGGCCATGGCGAAGCTGCTTGATTCGGTCGATCCGGCCAAGGAACAGGTCCGCGCCGGTGTCGCCAATATCGGCATGGTCAATGCAGTCGCCGTGCCGGGCGGGCGGGTCCTCCTGTTCGACGGACTCGTGCAGCAGGCCGAAACACCCGAGGAACTGGCCGGCGTGCTCGGCCACGAAGTCGGCCATGTGCGCGAACGCCACGTAATGACCGCGCTGCTACGCCAGTTCGGCCTCTCGATCCTGCTTTCGGGCGCGAATTCGGGCGTGGGCGACACGATCTTCGGCCTCGCCTCCATGGGCTATTCGCGCGATGCCGAGCGCGAGGCGGACGAATATTCGCGCGCCCGCATGGCGGAAAGCGACATCTCTCCCCTCGGCGCTGCAGAATTCTTCGAACGGCTCGGCGGGGACGAGGAAGACAGCGAGGGAAGCAATATCACCGGCTGGATCGCCAGCCACCCGGGCCCCGGCGAACGCGCCCGCGCCTATCGCGCGGCGGCCAAGGGCAAGAGCTTCAAGCCGGTGCTGACCGACAAGGAATTCCAGGCCATCAAGTCGATGTGCCGCGAGGACCCCGATGTCGAGGAGTTCGAATTCTTCTAGGCTTGCATTGGCGGTCGCTGGCAGCGACAGCATGAGGCCATGAGCGACAAGCAGTTCCACACGATGCCCGACGGGCGGCGCATCGCCTTCCGCCATACGCCCGGCAGTGGCCCGACGCTGGTCTTCCTGCCCGGCTACATGTCCGACATGGAAGGCGGCAAGGCCACCGCCCTGTTCGACTGGGCGCAGGCGCAAGGCCGCGCCTGCCTGCTGCTCGACTATTCCGGCTGCGGCGCGAGCGAGGGCGATTTCGCCGACGGAACGCTCTCGCGCTGGACGCTGGAAGTGGTCGCGCTGGTCGAGGCGCGGGCCGAAAGTGACGTGATCCTGATCGGCTCCTCCATGGGCGGCTGGCTGATGCTGCTTGCAGGGCTCGCGATGGGCAAAAGGCTCGCAGGGCTCGTCGGTATCGCTGCCGCACCCGACTTTACCGAATGGGGATATTCCGACGCTGACAAGCAGGCCCTGTCTGCGGGGCAGACGGTCTATGAAGAGAATCCCTACGGCCCCGAGCCAACTCC of the Qipengyuania gaetbuli genome contains:
- a CDS encoding agmatine deiminase family protein, with the translated sequence MTDASSWIMPPEWAAQDWLWIGFPHDADEWPEVLPRAQEQIAAFASAVAESGQEVRLLVRDDANEARARSLVTGGVQLERRAYGDVWLRDTGPLVVANAAGERAARRFGFNGWGGKYMMAGDQTIGAELARDEGLPLDTADWILEGGAVDGDGTGLVATTEQCLLNPNRNPHLSREELECRLARYLGFTRVLWLGDGLINDHTDGHVDNLARFVAPNTLVIPRATGSADPNAEIYADAKRRAEAAGVEVREIPSPGLVTSGDHVEPASYVNFAITSHLVVVPTFGSPHDEEGVAAIADLFPDRATIGLPGDAVLAGGGGFHCASQQMPSAGWKP
- a CDS encoding M48 family metallopeptidase, whose protein sequence is MHDEAFQLAAQWYDGQNAVRHEGEAVWDGGDSLRLAAPTSRMEVPLSDLAWGEERGGQKVYKRTSEPDFRLILPAELPAGLAARMPAKATYGAWVDNLGLGKATAIFAAVSVAAVALFMTAPDWLGPRVPVSWERKLGDAMIGDFGGRLCSTPAGDAAMAKLLDSVDPAKEQVRAGVANIGMVNAVAVPGGRVLLFDGLVQQAETPEELAGVLGHEVGHVRERHVMTALLRQFGLSILLSGANSGVGDTIFGLASMGYSRDAEREADEYSRARMAESDISPLGAAEFFERLGGDEEDSEGSNITGWIASHPGPGERARAYRAAAKGKSFKPVLTDKEFQAIKSMCREDPDVEEFEFF
- a CDS encoding alkaline phosphatase D family protein, which produces MFKTEPPASAPIAPLDRRTLLKGGALGAGLLAAPLSAASGARGFTHGVASGEPGVEKVMLWTRYVADDVVALEFQVAETQDFADPVAEGSAIASPETDCCAKAWADGLRSGKWYYYRFIAPDGSVSDTGRTRTLPEGPTARWRMAVFSCSNIGFGWFNAYAHAADANEFDCALHLGDYFYEYGYGTYPSEAEWLAARAPLDPQSEIVLLNDYRARYAQYRSDPDLRRLHQVYPMISGWDDHESTNDSWEGGAQNHQSETEGEWSVRKAAAMRAYREWMPVSDEPWAAYEVGDLATLFRLETRLTARSQQFDYGMLLRGTTSPEQGIAALTAFREERYRDPAREVLGAEQQDWLADGLMRSAKGGKAWQVLVQQVLLGKSSSATSLTDNLPAGLPDFVQRRVVAGALASRAGLPINMDAWDGYPAARERLYQASLAAGANLVSLAGDTHNAWAFDLTHGGERVGVEFGGQSVTSPGFENFLPQLKPADIAGALVERNPELKWMDASRRGYMAVELTPSSATSEFRFLAGVRDKGAGVVGTHRVTALAGQRALQAG
- a CDS encoding helix-turn-helix transcriptional regulator; this translates as MKNRLKVLRAERNWSQQDLAERLEVSRQSVNAIETGRYDPSLPLAFRIADVFETQIEEIFLRD
- a CDS encoding sulfite exporter TauE/SafE family protein → MELLAGYGPAAITAALLAAFGSAFVRGLTGFGMAILIVPILALALSPVHAVLLTNFLSVFIGLSEIRRLLREAERSAWAIIALVAVTTPVGLYLLSITTPALARVVIAFIALSAFVAVLLPRRGALDHHPATTAGVGVLSGLMTGYAGMPGPPVVPYYVGRDIPRETAKASMLLIFTCASTTGLVSGSAIGVLDWKLALFAVVLFPAVLLGNWLGNRASGRIEDRTWRICVGVVLGAAAMGALWKAFA
- the thrS gene encoding threonine--tRNA ligase; the encoded protein is MTELLKISLPDGSVREMPEGSTPADVAAAIGPGLAKAAIAARIDGELRDINRPFEGDAELALVTARDEEDALELARHDFAHVLAEAVQSLFPGTQITFGPATDDGFYYDVKAPATREPFSMDDLPAIEEEMRRIIRADKPLRREVWSREQLIAKWEAEGEVFKAEWAKELPENEELTVYWSGEDWLDMCRGPHLASTGKLDPDAFKLMRVAGAYWRGDQKNAQLTRIYGTGWLNKKQLNAHLTRLEEAAKRDHRKLGREMDLFHLQEEAHGSVFWHPKGYRIWRELEAYMRRKMDGAGYREIKTPQLMDVRQWTQSGHWGKYAENMFAVPDIVPEVGDDGETAASPKVADDAEWMAIKPMNCPAHVLVFKQGITSYRDLPIRLGEMGCCHRNEPHGALHGLMRVRQFTQDDAHIFCTEAQVVEEVRAFCKLADEVYRDFGFSYHVKLALRPEKRFGSEADWDKAEQELRDAVAEAGMANEEYGWEELPGEGAFYAPKLEWHLTDAIGRTWQVGTIQGDRVLPDRLDATYVGEDGEKHRPVMLHRAIFGSYERFIGILIEHFAGRLPTWLAPVQAVVATIVSDADGYAKEAVEKLKAAGIRVESDLRNEKINYKVREHSHAKVPHLLVVGMREAEEGTVAVRTLGQQHQKVMSLDEAIAMLKDDATPPDLREG
- a CDS encoding YjgN family protein → MEQGHIEADSAFGFDGNWQDFAKIAFPNLLLTIVTLGIYRFWATTRERKYLWSHSRFVDERLEWTGTGKELFIGFALVLGLFVLPVFLLNLVAQSLIARGYEVAGAILGILPLLLLFYLTGLARFRALRYRLSRTRWRGIRGGSNDPGFKYGLSYMWKTFVGYLPAGLLIPWSMTSLWNERMGKMSFGPHHFESSADSGNVFGRFLLFYLSPFVFFIGAIVAGATGAFAGYGLGGESGAAMGGVAMIVALVLFFYIGLGLIAVAFYAKFYREVVGSTSWGDLRFNFEASTMDWVKLLIGDALLVVLTLGIGFIFLSYRHWKFFMTHMEAGGEILLDDLTQSTTATAKHGEGLLDAFDIGAI
- a CDS encoding alpha/beta fold hydrolase, coding for MSDKQFHTMPDGRRIAFRHTPGSGPTLVFLPGYMSDMEGGKATALFDWAQAQGRACLLLDYSGCGASEGDFADGTLSRWTLEVVALVEARAESDVILIGSSMGGWLMLLAGLAMGKRLAGLVGIAAAPDFTEWGYSDADKQALSAGQTVYEENPYGPEPTPMHAGFWADGQAQRQLTGPVALDVPARLMHGHRDADVPWQISMELAGALRSDAVQLTFIKDGDHRLSRPQDIALLLRTVGGLLDDLERQ